The following proteins come from a genomic window of Gynuella sunshinyii YC6258:
- a CDS encoding LysE family translocator, whose amino-acid sequence MSIEFFLTSLIVVLLPGTGVIYTLATGLGQGAKASIIAAFGCTLGIVPHVFASIVGLAAILHASSQVFEVIKMLGVLYLFYMAWNVLRDGGMMTVTEERTKHSTLKIIRNAILLNFLNPKLSLFFLAFLPQFIPADTANPTPMLVVLALIFMLLTFIVFIGYGLCASMARDMVISRPNVMRWFRRTFAGAFALLGLRLALGE is encoded by the coding sequence ATGAGTATTGAGTTCTTTTTAACCTCGTTGATTGTTGTGCTACTACCTGGTACCGGTGTTATTTATACACTGGCAACCGGACTGGGTCAGGGTGCAAAGGCCAGTATTATCGCAGCATTCGGTTGTACCCTGGGTATTGTTCCGCACGTGTTTGCCAGCATTGTGGGGCTCGCCGCTATCCTGCATGCCAGCTCCCAGGTATTTGAGGTCATAAAAATGCTTGGTGTTCTTTATCTGTTTTATATGGCCTGGAACGTATTGCGTGATGGCGGCATGATGACCGTCACCGAAGAACGCACTAAGCACAGCACTCTGAAAATTATTCGCAACGCCATACTGCTGAATTTTCTCAATCCAAAACTGTCACTGTTTTTTCTCGCCTTCCTGCCTCAGTTCATTCCAGCAGACACAGCCAACCCAACCCCCATGTTAGTTGTGCTCGCACTTATTTTCATGCTGCTGACGTTTATTGTTTTTATCGGTTACGGTCTGTGTGCCTCCATGGCAAGGGACATGGTCATTTCCCGCCCTAATGTCATGCGCTGGTTCAGAAGAACCTTTGCCGGTGCATTTGCATTACTGGGATTACGGCTGGCCTTAGGCGAGTAG
- a CDS encoding putative urea ABC transporter substrate-binding protein, translated as MKNSARKITLLLCSVLLSANVLATDHFKVCWSIYAGWMPWAYAEHSGIIKKWGDKYGIDIEVVQINDYVESMNQYTAGQFDGCTMANMDALTIPAASGVDSTVLIVGDYSDGNDAVILKDKQSLKDIKGQNVNLVQFSVSHYLLARALDSVGMSERDVNVVNTADADMASVFGTTEVTAAVTWNPIVSEILQMPKTTDVFDSSKIPGEILDTMIVNTQTLNENPEFGKALVGAWYEIMTEMQGDSASAKEIRSDMAAAAETDLAGYDAQLAKTHMFYTPQAALELIISEKLYTTMKHVAEFSFEHGLLGDGAPSAGAVGIEMPTGVYGDKHNIKLRFNSTYMQMAADGTL; from the coding sequence ATGAAAAACTCTGCAAGAAAAATAACCCTTCTGCTTTGCTCTGTTCTGCTCTCTGCCAACGTTCTGGCAACTGATCACTTTAAAGTCTGTTGGTCTATTTATGCCGGTTGGATGCCTTGGGCGTATGCCGAGCATTCGGGCATCATTAAAAAATGGGGCGACAAATACGGCATCGATATCGAGGTCGTACAAATCAATGATTATGTCGAATCCATGAATCAATACACGGCTGGTCAGTTTGATGGCTGCACCATGGCGAATATGGATGCGCTGACGATTCCAGCCGCCAGTGGCGTGGACAGCACAGTCCTGATCGTTGGTGATTATTCCGATGGTAACGATGCCGTTATTCTGAAAGATAAACAGAGCCTGAAAGACATCAAAGGCCAAAACGTCAATCTTGTTCAATTTAGTGTGTCCCATTATCTGCTGGCCCGTGCGTTGGATTCTGTGGGTATGAGCGAAAGGGACGTAAATGTCGTTAACACCGCAGACGCGGATATGGCCTCTGTTTTTGGTACCACTGAAGTGACTGCGGCGGTGACCTGGAATCCCATTGTGAGTGAAATTTTACAGATGCCAAAGACAACCGATGTATTTGATTCCTCAAAGATCCCCGGCGAAATTCTGGATACCATGATCGTGAATACCCAGACCCTCAATGAGAATCCTGAATTTGGTAAAGCCTTGGTTGGTGCCTGGTATGAAATCATGACTGAGATGCAGGGAGACAGCGCCAGTGCCAAAGAGATTCGTTCGGATATGGCAGCGGCCGCAGAAACAGATCTTGCCGGCTATGATGCGCAGTTGGCAAAAACACACATGTTCTACACCCCTCAAGCTGCGCTTGAGTTGATCATTAGTGAAAAGCTGTACACCACTATGAAACACGTTGCTGAGTTTTCCTTCGAACATGGCCTGTTAGGCGATGGTGCCCCAAGTGCTGGTGCCGTTGGTATCGAAATGCCAACGGGTGTGTATGGTGATAAACACAATATCAAGCTGCGGTTCAACTCCACTTACATGCAAATGGCCGCTGACGGAACGTTGTAA